One genomic window of Sebastes umbrosus isolate fSebUmb1 chromosome 15, fSebUmb1.pri, whole genome shotgun sequence includes the following:
- the bloc1s4 gene encoding biogenesis of lysosome-related organelles complex 1 subunit 4 → MDHHHHRVDRVGLLSPLEESSAEISRDSGIVSQSASSLSMVSDILSSGTVSQSPSFGAAAAANELSQSPSLNEVAAAEPGTPDQHHYPEQDDEVLHHTALSYAAYIKATAGEEILCLDKSLEEMLTRVDEFVGMLDMIRNDTSQIVNENLPQIQQKSDEMRQIYRRIDKLEAFVKMVGANVTAMEEQVTQAEGDLGTLPGAFKKILRTMSVPGFLNKPASPRRLAPHQRQEIPSVFRTDDYFTSQPEQ, encoded by the exons AtggaccaccatcatcaccGGGTGGACAGGGTGGGCCTCCTGTCTCCCCTGGAGGAGTCCAGCGCTGAGATCAGCAGAGACAGCGGCATCGTGTCTCAGAGTGCCAGCAGTCTGTCCATGGTGAGCGACATCCTCAGCAGCGGCACCGTGTCGCAGAGCCCCAGCtttggtgcagcagcagcagctaacgAGCTCTCTCAGAGTCCGAGTCTCAACGaggtagcagcagcagaaccAGGGACACCAGACCAGCACCACTACCCGGAGCAGGACGACGAGGTCCTGCACCACACCGCACTCAGCTACGCAGCCTACATCAAGGCGACAGCCGGAGAAGAG ATCCTGTGCTTGGACAAGAGCTTGGAAGAAATGCTAACAAGAGTAGATGAGTTTGTTGGAATGCTGGATATG ATCCGTAACGATACCTCCCAGATAGTGAACGAAAACCTACCTCAAATCCAGCAGAAGTCAGATGAAATGAGACAAATATACAGAAGAATTGATAAGTTAGAG GCTTTTGTAAAGATGGTGGGAGCCAACGTCACCGCCATGGAGGAGCAGGTCACGCAGGCAGAGGGAGACCTAGGAACCCTACCGGGTGCTTTCAAGAAGATCCTCCGCACAATGAGCGTCCCaggcttcttaaat AAACCGGCCAGCCCGAGAAGACTAGCACCACACCAGCGCCAAGAGATCCCCAGCGTGTTCCGGACAGACGATTATTTCACATCACAGCCAGAGCAGTGA
- the LOC119503634 gene encoding nuclear transport factor 2-like, with amino-acid sequence MAEKEIWQKIGEGFVQEYYNQFDNTNRTALGNLYSADACLTWEGSPFQGREAISGKLAALPFKRIKHIITEQDFQPTIDSCILIMVFGQLQVDDELPMAFHQVFMLKSQNCAWACTNDVFRLGIHNIPV; translated from the exons ATGGCTGAGAAAGAAATATGGCAAAAAATTGGAGAGGGCTTTGTCCAAGAATATTACAACCAGTTTGACAATACCAACAGAACAGCACTGGGTAACCTATAT tcTGCTGACGCCTGTTTGACATGGGAAGGCTCACCTTTTCAGGGGAGAGAAGCCATCTCTGGCAAACTAGCA GCCTTGCCTTTCAAGCGTATTAAGCACATCATCACAGAACAAGACTTCCAACCCACGATAGATAGTTGTATCCTCATCATGGTGTTTGGACAGTTACAG GTGGATGATGAGCTACCGATGGCCTTTCATCAAGTGTTTATGCTGAAGTCCCAAAACTGCGCATGGGCCTGCACAAACGACGTGTTCCGGTTGGGGATACACAACATACCAGTGTAG